The Tigriopus californicus strain San Diego chromosome 10, Tcal_SD_v2.1, whole genome shotgun sequence region ATTGAAAGACGATCGATCAACACCTATttccggaatccggattcatctcctcccgtccagacagTTGAAGCCTCGACCCCCAGTGAACCTCCCtaccctgggcctgtccttAGGCTCAGCCCGGCCATGGACCCGGctccttcttttacatccgtgcGGATAGCATGACTTGAtcgagccaacccaaagctcgatggatggaatggatggatttcttgacctcgtccgaagactgatttgattcaagttggatcagatcatcagagacaacggaatcatcggcccatacaGGTTCCTGCCCGATTATTACTTGCCGCCATACAACCCTCGGCCGGCACACGCGACCTTCATTGATCTCTTCACCCTTGAGACACAAGCATCAAGACCAGCCAGACACTTTTAGCTGATCCTCCGCCTTTTTCCCGCCCGcccattttagccatgaaacccagatcagtcggatctcaacggaccgagtcctacccactgactcattaccttaaagctgcccatgaccatcacaTTCCCTGTCAAATGGCGTCTGTTTTTGTGGGAGGGTCCTTattgttctataaaactgaactTTCTTAGTCAATGCCATTTATAATGTTAATGAATATAAATATCCGAATGGtcttatcatgtttaatgctttTACTATAATTATGTGTTTAcatttctgacatgacctttggactatttatcgttgtcatatttcgacccctactcggctattaaatagtttatgatactcttggagagctgttgtccatttattcacgattataatgagttggaaaattggtcgggttttcgtttccaaacaattggttcatgagttatagtcaaaatgaatttcgaaaacctttcgaaaagcaacaatgttattaaaagtgaatcatcaggtggcttatggtaacCATAGcacggggcaaaacatgccttcaagtagtattCAGTAGTATCAACCAACttatgaccgcacagattggaatatgcaaaataaaggacctttttggatcGGATTCAGCCCTTTTCTcttgatcgggtagtttcacgtgtagacggctcagagatgaactgttcgacaaataccaaacatttccgaaattgttaagcaaactttgtgacagaatgtcTCTCGTATCGACGCACCATTAGCCTTGAAGAAACACTTCAAATGGATCTAGACAGACTCCATGATTTAGGGTATGGCCAAGGGACACTAAAGCGGAGCTCTAATATTCTTTGGTATGGCCAACCATGAATCATTGCGTCAAAATCTTATGAGAACCGAATCAAGCGCAACCTCTTAGATGAGCACCCTTACAGGGTGACGGCCTCATCATGGTAGGGAAGACCTGCGACGCGTTTGCTCGAATccagaaacaaaaaatacttCTTTCAAATTCCGCACCTCTGCTAATGAATAATTCAACATTATGGAAGAGTACATGATAAACTAAGGATGAATTCTTTTTTCGTTATTGGCCAATGACTCAGAGTttataaataaaagaaaaaggttGGCTTCACATTGAAAACGACACCTAAGCCATATTGAACCTGGTTTAGTAGCCAAAATATTCAGTCTATCCTCTGTCTCATTGTCTCTGGAACATTTCTTACTAAAGTTCTTTCATCACGCTGAGTATTTTTCTCTGTCACATGATAACAGCTGCTTGTGGCCTCTGAGTTCTGTTCTGAGTTTGACTGAGTGCAGATTTTGCAACTTATCCAAATCTGACAGGTTCCGTTTATCTGCCCTGGTCTCCTCCTCCCCCATCGTGATTTTCTGACATCGCCATGCCTCTGTGTGGCCCCAAACTGTCCCTGTGTGGCGTCATTCTCAGCGCTTGGGGCATTATTCAACTGGTAAGAAAGGGACAAGACCGACCAGACGAAcgcccattttgaaatgtcttttTCCAACAGGCCCTTGtaagataaacgttattctccaccgattagttggcggtgctacttttttaaacttaacctaacctaacctaacgcgatattaatagcctttaaggtctctctccaaacctttctaacagtttgtcacaaatctgaaaatgagcaccgccaactaatataatcggtggagaattaCGTCTATCGCCCTTGTAAATGGTCTGCCATTCCAGTTGAGAACTCGGATCAAATCGAATATTTATATTTGTTCTAGGCTTTGATGGGTGTTTTCTTCTGGACCAATAGCGTAGCCTTTATCGAGGACATTCCGCTCAAAGAAGAGTACGAATCCAAAGATGAGCTCATCAACGATTTAGAGCAAGGCTACCAACAGGTAATGCTGGCCATTTATCTCATCTCCTTAGACCAAAAGCCGACCGTCAGTCCCAAAACTCGGGCGCATATCTTGGCGTTTTAAGTGATCAACCATCACCTTTTTTTGTAGAACGCCCTGAATTGTTGGATCGCTGCCCTTCTGTACTTGGTGACGCTTTGCGTGTCCGTGCAACAGTTCTGGATGAACAACCGATCCACCTACAGCGTTTAATAATGATGACAATTATGACGCATATTCGTATATATGTTGATTTGCATTTCGAATTGTTTTCCCCATGATTAACATCTAGATTTACCGTATTCGCTAGAATAGTTAGTAGCATCATCATCCTTGAAAGACTTTCTTTTGTCAGATCGAATCCATAACCATGTTGGGAGAAGATCGCAGTGATTTGTTCAATAGGCATTGAAATACATTGACCCCAACCATGACATTGGTTTGAGCCCACTCCTCATATGT contains the following coding sequences:
- the LOC131888131 gene encoding ribonuclease kappa-like; the protein is MPLCGPKLSLCGVILSAWGIIQLALMGVFFWTNSVAFIEDIPLKEEYESKDELINDLEQGYQQNALNCWIAALLYLVTLCVSVQQFWMNNRSTYSV